One Caretta caretta isolate rCarCar2 chromosome 8, rCarCar1.hap1, whole genome shotgun sequence DNA window includes the following coding sequences:
- the LRRC8C gene encoding volume-regulated anion channel subunit LRRC8C, with amino-acid sequence MIPVTEFRQFSEQQPAFRVLKPWWDVFTDYLSVAMLMIGVFGCTLQVMQDKIICLPKRIQPSQNHSHIPNAVPNTTPLPPPKPSTTPATVEMKGLKTDLDLQQYSFINQMCYERALHWYAKYFPYLVLIHTLIFMLCSNFWFKFPGSSSKIEHFISILGKCFDSPWTTRALSEVSGEDSEEKDNRKNNITRSNTIQPSTEGTLVKTQSLKSIPEKFVVDKGTAGALDKKEGEQAKALFEKVKKFRLHVEESDLLHAMYVRQTVLKVIKFLIIIAYNSALVSEVQFTVDCNVDIQDMTGYKNFSCNHTMAHLFSKLSFCYLCFVSIYGLTCLYTLYWLFYRSLKEYSFEYVRQETGIDDIPDVKNDFAFMLHMIDQYDPLYSKRFAVFLSEVSENKLKQLNLNNEWTADKLRQRLQTNAYNRLELQLFMLSGLPDTVFEITELQSLKLEIINNVMIPATIAQLDNLQELSLYQCSVKIHSAALAFLKENLKILSVKFDDIRELPHWMYGLRNLEELYLIGSLSHDISKNITLESFRELKSLKILYIKSNVSKIPQSAVDVSSHLQKMCIHNDGTKLVMLNNLKKMVNLTELELVHCDLERIPHAVFSLLSLQELDLKENNLKSIEEIVSFQYLRKLTILKLWYNSITYIPEHIKKLTSLERLSFSHNKIEVLPSHLFLCNKIRYLDLSYNDIRFIPPEIGVLQSLQYFSITCNKVENVPDELYFCKKLKTLKIGKNNLSVLSPKIGNLVFLSYLDIKGNHFEILPPELGECGALKRTGLVVEDTLFETLPSDIREQMKAE; translated from the exons ATGATTCCTGTCACCGAATTTCGTCAGTTCTCTGAACAGCAGCCAGCATTCAGAGTACTGAAGCCATGGTGGGATGTGTTTACAGACTATCTCTCAGTAGCCATGCTGATGATTGGTGTCTTTGGATGTACATTACAG GTCATGCAAGACAAGATAATATGCCTTCCAAAAAGAATACAGCCTTCACAGAATCACTCTCACATTCCAAATGCAGTCCCAAATACAACTCCACTTCCTCCACCCAAACCATCCACTACTCCTGCCACTGTTGAAATGAAAGGACTAAAGACTGATTTAGACCTTCAGCAGTATAGCTTTATAAACCAAATGTGCTATGAACGTGCACTGCACTGGTATGCAAAATACTTCCCTTACCTTGTCCTTATACATACTCTGATATTCATGCTATGTAGTAACTTCTGGTTCAAATTCCCTGGATCAAGCTCAAAAATTGAACACTTCATTTCCATACTGGGGAAATGTTTTGATTCTCCCTGGACAACAAGGGCCTTatctgaagtgtctggggaagaCTCAGAAGAGAAGGACAACAGGAAGAACAACATAACAAGGTCAAATACTATCCAACCTAGCACAGAAGGCACTTTGGTCAAGACTCAGTCTTTAAAATCGATACCTGAAAAGTTTGTTGTAGATAAGGGGACGGCAGGGGCATTGGATAAAAAAGAAGGAGAACAGGCAAAAGCACTGTTTGAAAAGGTGAAGAAATTCCGACTGCACGTTGAAGAAAGTGATCTGCTCCATGCTATGTATGTTCGTCAGACTGTACTTAAAGTTATTAAATTCCTTATCATTATTGCTTACAATAGTGCACTAGTTTCAGAAGTTCAATTTACAGTAGACTGTAATGTTGACATACAGGACATGACAGGATATAAGAATTTTTCCTGTAATCATACCATGGCACATCTGTTCTCTAAACTTTCCTTCTGCTACCTGTGCTTTGTAAGCATCTATGGACTAACATGCCTTTACACTTTATATTGGTTGTTCTATCGTTCACTAAAGGAATATTCCTTTGAATATGTTCGGCAAGAGACTGGAATTGATGATATCCCAGATGTTAAGAATGACTTTGCTTTTATGCTTCACATGATAGATCAATATGACCCTCTTTATTCAAAGAGATTTGCAGTGTTCCtgtctgaagtcagtgaaaacaaGCTGAAACAGCTGAACTTAAACAATGAATGGACTGCAGATAAATTGAGACAGAGGCTACAAACAAATGCATATAACCGGCTAGAACTGCAGCTCTTCATGCTTTCTGGACTTCCAGACACAGTTTTTGAAATTACAGAGCTGCAGTCTCTAAAACttgaaataattaataatgttatGATACCAGCAACCATTGCACAGTTGGATAATCTCCAAGAGCTCTCTTTGTACCAGTGTTCTGTGAAGATCCACAGTGCTGCCTTGGCTTTTCTGAAGGAAAATCTGAAGATCTTGAGTGTCAAATTTGATGACATCAGAGAGCTTCCACATTGGATGTATGGGCTCAGAAATTTAGAAGAGCTCTATTTAATTGGTTCTCTCAGTCATGATATTTCCAAAAACATTACTCTTGAGTCTTTTCGGGAACTTAAAAGCCTTAAAATTCTCTACATTAAAAGCAATGTATCCAAAATCCCACAATCAGCAGTTGATGTTTCAAGTCATCTTCAAAAAATGTGTATTCATAACGATGGCACCAAATTAGTGATGCTCAATAACCTGAAGAAAATGGTTAACTTGACTGAGTTGGAGCTGGTTCACTGTGATTTGGAGCGCATACCTCATGCAGTTTTTAGCCTTCTCAGTCTCCAGGAATTGGATTTAAAGGAAAACAACCTCAAATCAATAGAAGAAATAGTTAGTTTTCAATATCTGAGAAAACTTACAATCCTAAAACTGTGGTACAACAGTATAACATATATCCCAGAGCATATAAAGAAACTCACTAGCCTAGAGCGTCTTTCCTTTAGTCACAACAAAATAGAGGTTCTTCCATCCCACCTATTCCTATGCAACAAAATCAGATACTTAGACTTGTCTTACAATGATATACGATTTATTCCACCGGAAATAGGAGTGCTGCAAAGTTTACAGTATTTTTCCATCACTTGTAACAAAGTGGAGAATGTGCCAGATGAATTATACTTTTGCAAAAAACTTAAGACTCTTAAGATTGGGAAAAATAATTTGTCAGTCCTTTCACCTAAAATTGGTAATTTAGTATTCCTCTCCTATTTGGATATTAAAGGCAATCACTTTGAAATTCTCCCGCCTGAACTTGGTGAGTGTGGGGCTTTGAAGCGGACTGGCTTGGTTGTAGAAGACACTTTGTTTGAAACTTTGCCTTCTGACATTAGAGAGCAGATGAAAGCTGAATAA